One region of Bradyrhizobium betae genomic DNA includes:
- a CDS encoding fumarylacetoacetate hydrolase family protein codes for MKVASFTIAGTASYGIVTDKGIIDAGKRLKAYPTLKALLAKGSLDELKKLTGEKPDYALQDVALLPTVPDPDKIFCIGVNYATHLAESGHPTPAHPMIFTRFANSQVGHGQPMIRPLESERFDYEGEMAVVIGKAGRRISREAALGHVAGYACYNDGSIRDWQRHTSQFAPGKNFVGTGGFGPWMVTTDELTDVTRQTLITRLNGVEVQKAPISDLVFDVQALIAYCSTFTELVPGDVIVTGTTGGVGAYRTPPLWMKGGDVVEIEISGIGILRNPVKDEGRAA; via the coding sequence ATGAAAGTCGCAAGCTTCACCATCGCCGGCACCGCGAGCTATGGCATCGTCACCGACAAGGGCATCATCGATGCAGGCAAGCGCCTGAAGGCCTATCCGACGCTGAAGGCACTGCTTGCGAAGGGATCGCTCGACGAATTGAAGAAGCTCACCGGTGAAAAGCCGGACTACGCGCTGCAGGACGTCGCGCTATTGCCGACGGTGCCCGATCCCGACAAGATCTTCTGCATCGGCGTCAACTATGCCACGCATCTGGCCGAGAGCGGCCACCCGACGCCGGCGCATCCGATGATCTTCACGCGTTTCGCCAACAGCCAGGTCGGCCATGGCCAGCCGATGATACGGCCGCTGGAATCCGAGCGTTTCGACTATGAGGGCGAAATGGCCGTCGTCATCGGCAAGGCCGGTCGCCGCATCTCGCGCGAGGCCGCGCTCGGCCATGTCGCGGGCTATGCCTGCTACAACGACGGCAGCATCCGCGACTGGCAGCGCCACACCTCGCAATTCGCGCCGGGCAAGAACTTTGTCGGCACCGGCGGCTTCGGTCCGTGGATGGTGACGACCGACGAATTGACCGATGTGACCAGGCAGACCCTGATCACGCGGCTCAACGGCGTGGAGGTGCAGAAGGCCCCGATCTCCGATCTCGTCTTCGACGTCCAGGCCCTGATTGCCTATTGCTCGACCTTCACCGAGCTCGTTCCGGGCGACGTCATCGTCACCGGCACGACCGGCGGCGTGGGCGCCTATCGCACACCGCCGCTGTGGATGAAGGGCGGCGACGTCGTGGAGATCGAGATTTCCGGCATCGGCATCTTGCGCAATCCCGTCAAGGACGAGGGACGCGCGGCCTGA
- a CDS encoding ABC transporter permease produces MSAKISAKTLRHLIVIGLIALWELLPRTGLIPELFLPSLSSTLVAGWSDAAEYGHALAVTLYEVVVSMAFACGGGILLGAIVGSLPRPRVLIMPMVSSLYAVPLVILYPVFTVWLGIGSESKIAFASIYGFLPTMLATAAGIQTIDPQLLLAARSMGATLSQRLVRVIIPAAIPTVLSGLRVGGALVIVGVVVSEMLISSAGIGYLISRYRTILDSPHVFAGVLLVLFLAIAFNAAIRGIERKAAIWQTGTRAGQANDEIAVNAMQPAT; encoded by the coding sequence ATGAGCGCCAAAATCAGCGCGAAGACCCTGCGACATCTGATCGTGATCGGCCTGATCGCGCTGTGGGAGCTGTTGCCGCGCACCGGTCTCATTCCCGAACTGTTCCTGCCGTCGCTGTCGTCGACGCTGGTTGCCGGATGGAGCGACGCGGCCGAATACGGTCACGCGCTCGCCGTGACGCTGTACGAGGTCGTGGTCTCCATGGCGTTCGCCTGCGGCGGCGGCATCCTGCTCGGCGCCATCGTCGGCAGCCTGCCGCGCCCGCGGGTGCTGATCATGCCGATGGTATCGAGCCTCTATGCTGTGCCGCTGGTGATCCTCTATCCCGTCTTCACGGTGTGGCTCGGCATCGGCTCGGAGTCCAAGATCGCGTTTGCCTCGATCTACGGATTTCTGCCGACCATGCTCGCCACCGCCGCCGGCATCCAGACCATCGACCCGCAGCTCCTGCTCGCGGCGCGCAGCATGGGCGCGACGCTGAGCCAGCGGCTGGTCCGCGTCATCATTCCCGCCGCGATCCCGACCGTGCTGTCGGGGCTGCGCGTCGGCGGCGCGCTGGTCATCGTCGGCGTCGTCGTCTCGGAAATGCTGATCTCCTCGGCCGGCATCGGCTATCTGATCTCGCGCTACCGCACCATCCTCGACAGCCCGCACGTGTTCGCGGGCGTGCTGCTCGTGCTGTTCCTTGCCATCGCCTTCAACGCGGCGATTCGGGGGATCGAGCGCAAGGCCGCGATCTGGCAGACCGGCACCCGCGCAGGCCAGGCCAATGATGAGATCGCGGTGAACGCGATGCAGCCGGCGACCTGA
- a CDS encoding polysaccharide deacetylase family protein has translation MYDLTLTFDNGPDPDVTPLVLDILAERGIKATFFVIGEKLADPARRGLAVRAHGEGHWIGNHTFTHSIPLGEQPDRRTAEKEIGRTQDAIGDLAHPQRWFRPFGGGGNLDTRLLKPSVVDYLTRNKHSCVLWNAIPRDWDDPHGWTGRALDQCSRQPWTLMVLHDLPTGAMDHLEYFLDRAAAAGARFRQDFPPQCVPIRNGEIALPINDYVSSIEESV, from the coding sequence GTGTACGATCTGACCCTGACATTCGACAACGGCCCCGATCCCGACGTGACGCCGCTTGTGCTCGACATCCTCGCCGAGCGCGGCATCAAGGCGACATTCTTCGTCATCGGCGAGAAGCTCGCCGACCCCGCGCGGCGCGGCCTTGCGGTGCGTGCACACGGGGAGGGCCACTGGATCGGCAATCACACCTTTACGCACAGCATTCCGCTCGGCGAGCAGCCGGATCGCAGGACAGCCGAGAAGGAGATCGGCCGTACCCAGGACGCGATCGGCGACCTCGCGCATCCGCAGCGCTGGTTCCGGCCGTTCGGTGGCGGCGGCAATCTGGATACAAGGCTGCTGAAGCCCTCCGTCGTCGACTATCTCACCCGCAACAAGCACAGTTGCGTGCTCTGGAATGCGATCCCGCGTGACTGGGACGATCCCCATGGCTGGACCGGGCGCGCGCTCGACCAGTGCAGCCGGCAACCCTGGACGCTGATGGTGCTGCACGATCTGCCAACCGGTGCGATGGATCATCTCGAATATTTCCTCGACCGCGCTGCGGCGGCCGGCGCCCGCTTCCGCCAGGACTTCCCGCCGCAATGCGTTCCAATCCGCAACGGCGAGATCGCGCTTCCGATCAACGACTATGTTTCCTCCATCGAAGAGAGTGTTTGA